The Nitrospinota bacterium genome window below encodes:
- the xth gene encoding exodeoxyribonuclease III: MRILSWNVNGVRAVVKKGFFNWLESESPEIVCLQEIKARTEDLDETILNPDGYHTIWNSAERKGYSGVAVFTKKKPKSVHMGMGIDRFDVEGRLIRVEFKDFDLLNVYFPNGTSGSERLQYKMEFYDAFLDHCEQLRAQGRELVITGDVNTAHKAIDLKNPKANEKNSGFLPEERAWVDKFVSHGYVDSFRVFHPEPDQYTWWSYRFNVRAKNIGWRIDYFFVTEKLMAKVKDSFILADVMGSDHCPIGLDIKAK, translated from the coding sequence ATGAGAATATTGAGTTGGAATGTTAATGGTGTGCGTGCTGTGGTTAAAAAAGGATTCTTTAACTGGTTGGAGTCTGAATCGCCGGAAATAGTTTGCTTGCAGGAAATAAAGGCCAGAACCGAGGACCTTGACGAGACCATACTGAATCCTGATGGTTATCATACTATATGGAATTCAGCTGAACGAAAGGGTTATAGTGGTGTTGCTGTTTTTACAAAAAAGAAACCGAAATCGGTTCATATGGGAATGGGGATTGACCGGTTTGATGTAGAAGGGCGTTTGATCCGGGTCGAATTCAAAGATTTTGATTTGTTGAATGTTTATTTTCCTAACGGAACCAGCGGTTCTGAAAGATTACAGTATAAAATGGAGTTTTATGATGCGTTTCTGGACCATTGCGAACAATTACGGGCGCAAGGTAGAGAGCTGGTGATCACAGGAGATGTGAATACGGCCCACAAGGCAATAGATTTGAAAAATCCGAAAGCTAATGAAAAAAACTCCGGTTTTTTGCCGGAAGAAAGGGCATGGGTCGATAAGTTTGTGTCTCATGGCTATGTGGATAGTTTCAGGGTGTTTCATCCTGAGCCGGATCAATATACCTGGTGGAGTTACAGGTTTAATGTTCGAGCAAAAAATATTGGATGGCGCATTGATTATTTTTTTGTTACAGAAAAACTTATGGCAAAGGTCAAAGACTCATTCATCCTGGCTGATGTTATGGGGTCGGACCATTGCCCAATAGGCCTTGATATTAAAGCTAAATAA